A single genomic interval of Halobacillus halophilus DSM 2266 harbors:
- a CDS encoding ABC transporter permease — protein sequence MTPEVSNQSLFFLIIFVIIPLTLSYFYQLGLGKNVLWSALRGTVQLFAIGYILTYLFDLPASVGIPLMVGIMIIIATFHARQKGKELPHILPVIFISLLFVEGSVLTMWLVFDMVQFRPSEVIPMSGMVIGNSMVAMGLALERMKSEFRDNNGRLLAALSLGAEPKQASHLIVQRTLHAALIPNVDRLKTIGLVQLPGMMTGLILGGVEPVMAIKYQLVISLSIFSSVSISAMFVTLAMYRYFFNKNKQLIEPVE from the coding sequence TTGACGCCAGAAGTCTCAAATCAGTCTTTGTTTTTTCTTATCATTTTTGTTATTATCCCTTTGACCCTCTCGTATTTTTATCAATTAGGACTGGGTAAAAATGTGTTATGGTCTGCTTTAAGGGGCACTGTTCAGTTATTTGCAATCGGATACATATTGACTTATTTATTTGATCTGCCTGCCAGTGTGGGGATCCCTTTAATGGTTGGAATAATGATTATTATTGCTACCTTTCATGCCAGACAAAAAGGAAAAGAGCTTCCCCATATATTACCTGTCATTTTTATAAGTCTTTTATTTGTAGAGGGAAGCGTCCTCACGATGTGGCTGGTCTTTGACATGGTACAATTCCGTCCGTCAGAAGTTATTCCTATGAGCGGTATGGTGATTGGGAACAGTATGGTAGCCATGGGACTAGCATTAGAAAGAATGAAAAGTGAATTTCGAGATAACAATGGACGGCTGCTCGCTGCGCTTTCACTAGGAGCTGAGCCCAAACAAGCCTCTCATTTAATTGTACAAAGAACGCTGCATGCTGCTCTAATTCCAAACGTGGACCGTTTAAAAACCATTGGACTGGTCCAACTGCCCGGGATGATGACTGGTTTAATACTGGGAGGGGTTGAACCAGTAATGGCTATTAAATATCAGCTGGTTATATCCTTAAGTATTTTTTCCTCAGTATCCATCAGTGCCATGTTTGTAACTCTCGCTATGTACAGATATTTCTTTAATAAAAACAAACAGCTTATTGAACCTGTAGAGTAA
- a CDS encoding DUF2626 domain-containing protein translates to MDRMFRVLAFWTGIFAVMFYTGDMMEASLLSLAQTAFFLTVGYLKLSERMYVYIFFSYLTVFMIGFTYYSSFILVPSFGGH, encoded by the coding sequence ATGGATCGTATGTTTAGAGTGCTAGCCTTTTGGACAGGTATTTTTGCTGTCATGTTTTATACAGGCGATATGATGGAGGCTTCCTTATTATCCCTTGCCCAAACGGCTTTTTTCCTTACTGTGGGTTACCTTAAACTGTCTGAACGTATGTATGTTTACATATTTTTCTCATACTTGACAGTTTTCATGATCGGTTTTACTTATTATTCTTCATTTATTTTAGTGCCGAGCTTTGGAGGACACTAA
- the gcvT gene encoding glycine cleavage system aminomethyltransferase GcvT, with the protein MAELKRTPLYAEYKKLGAKTVDFGGWDLPVQFSSIKGEHEATRTKAGLFDVSHMGEVLVEGDGSLSFLQKMLTNDVSKLEPGKAQYTIMCYENGGTVDDLIVYQLETDKYLLVINAANREKDVEWLEKHQENGVSIKDLSDEYVQLALQGPKAVEILQSITKTDVSEIKFFRFIADVSIDNVKDGAIVSRTGYTGEDGFEIYLPAASGPDLWQVLLEAGDKHGIRPVGLGARDTLRFEANLALYGQELSAEISPIEAGLGFAVKTKKEDEFIGKQVLKKQKEEGPSRKLVGIEMIDKGIPRTHYEVFDGEKPIGFVTTGTQSPTLGKNVGLALLDCNYTEMGTEVTVQVRKKRLQAKVVPTPFYKR; encoded by the coding sequence ATGGCTGAGTTAAAACGAACACCTTTGTATGCCGAGTATAAGAAACTGGGAGCAAAAACAGTTGATTTTGGGGGATGGGATCTGCCTGTACAGTTTTCAAGTATAAAAGGGGAACATGAGGCAACAAGAACCAAAGCAGGGTTATTCGACGTTTCCCATATGGGTGAAGTGCTGGTAGAAGGGGATGGAAGTCTCTCTTTTTTACAAAAAATGCTCACAAATGATGTTTCTAAACTTGAACCCGGGAAGGCTCAGTACACAATAATGTGCTATGAAAATGGCGGTACTGTAGACGATCTTATTGTTTACCAATTAGAAACAGATAAATACCTGCTAGTTATTAATGCTGCTAACCGCGAGAAAGATGTGGAGTGGCTCGAAAAACACCAGGAAAATGGTGTTTCCATCAAAGATCTATCTGATGAATACGTTCAATTAGCACTCCAAGGTCCAAAAGCTGTAGAAATCTTACAATCCATAACAAAAACCGATGTTTCAGAAATAAAGTTTTTCCGTTTTATAGCAGATGTTTCTATCGATAATGTGAAAGATGGTGCTATTGTCTCCCGAACAGGTTATACGGGAGAAGATGGTTTTGAGATCTATCTACCTGCTGCTTCCGGACCAGATCTATGGCAGGTTCTGCTTGAAGCAGGTGATAAGCATGGAATTCGCCCTGTAGGACTCGGAGCAAGAGATACACTCAGATTTGAAGCTAACTTAGCCCTTTACGGTCAGGAGCTTAGTGCTGAGATCAGCCCAATTGAAGCTGGACTGGGTTTTGCTGTCAAAACAAAGAAGGAAGATGAGTTTATTGGTAAACAGGTTCTGAAGAAGCAAAAAGAAGAAGGTCCTTCCCGCAAGCTCGTTGGTATAGAGATGATCGATAAAGGAATTCCTCGTACCCACTATGAAGTTTTTGATGGAGAAAAGCCAATTGGATTTGTTACGACCGGAACGCAGTCTCCCACGCTTGGTAAAAATGTAGGGCTCGCACTACTAGATTGTAATTACACGGAGATGGGCACAGAAGTAACCGTTCAGGTAAGAAAAAAACGTCTTCAGGCAAAAGTGGTTCCTACACCATTTTACAAAAGATAA
- a CDS encoding Spx/MgsR family RNA polymerase-binding regulatory protein, with product MEELRFYTYPSCTSCRRTKSWLKSEGIDFNEQHLFRETPTVEDLRKILSLTTYGIDEILAKRSKEFKSLDMDVEDLSLNEFIDLVIEKPKLLRRPILTDGEKLVVGYDLEGLRGITNQKLEYAASIS from the coding sequence ATGGAAGAATTAAGATTTTACACTTACCCTAGTTGCACATCTTGTCGTCGTACAAAGTCCTGGTTGAAGAGTGAGGGAATTGATTTTAATGAACAGCATTTGTTCAGGGAGACTCCAACAGTGGAAGACCTTAGAAAAATATTATCTTTGACCACTTATGGAATTGACGAAATTCTTGCTAAGCGCAGCAAAGAGTTTAAATCCTTGGATATGGATGTAGAGGATCTTTCCCTTAACGAGTTTATTGATTTAGTAATTGAAAAACCAAAACTCTTAAGACGCCCTATTCTAACTGATGGAGAAAAATTAGTGGTTGGATATGATTTGGAAGGGTTACGTGGAATTACAAATCAGAAACTTGAATACGCGGCAAGTATTTCTTAA
- a CDS encoding DEAD/DEAH box helicase — protein sequence MAEIHPDHTFIPTLRDNLNNPNHLSTWEGFKLAYQAAKINTVPNFDGLLALEHLPHVQFLDHQVEAAERVIHQMNGRAILADEVGLGKTLEAGLILKEYMIRGIARKILILTPASLVNQWVQELNEKFYIQAASPRKKQAAWSDWDVTVTSIDMAKREAHRQEILSIPYDFIIIDEAHKLKNHQTKNYQFVQELKKTYCLLLTATPIQNKLSDLFNLVSILKPGYLGNLTDFKKKYRYEANKQGNIEHIHSLVGKMMIRNRRKDTGLDDSKRIVVNERLKFTEEEQNMYQELELLKSDHPSFTWLTLAKELCSSREACYMSLNQMRQQSNEKEMTVYSKFIEQLQQLPHHVKAKRMIELISETNEKFIVFTEYRATQFYLQWYLQKHGISSVPFSGKFNKSKRDWMKQLFKNQAQVLIATEAGGEGINLQFCHHMINYDLPWNPMRLEQRIGRIHRFGQEHDVKIYNFAIENTIEDHIMKMLYEKIEMFKNAVGDLDHILEHIPGGSFDKQIQTILDQSESKGEIDIKLNNLVSYVEHSISERRETS from the coding sequence ATGGCTGAAATTCATCCTGATCATACATTTATTCCTACTTTACGTGATAACTTGAACAATCCAAATCATCTCTCCACCTGGGAAGGATTCAAACTTGCTTACCAGGCTGCAAAGATTAATACAGTTCCTAATTTCGATGGACTCCTTGCTTTGGAACACCTACCACATGTGCAATTTCTGGATCACCAGGTTGAGGCAGCTGAAAGAGTCATTCATCAAATGAATGGAAGAGCCATTCTGGCTGATGAAGTAGGACTGGGAAAGACGCTGGAAGCTGGTTTGATTTTAAAAGAATACATGATTCGAGGCATTGCTCGTAAGATCTTAATCCTTACACCCGCTTCACTGGTGAATCAGTGGGTTCAAGAACTTAACGAAAAATTCTACATTCAAGCTGCTTCCCCTAGAAAAAAGCAAGCAGCCTGGTCAGACTGGGACGTGACAGTCACCTCTATTGATATGGCTAAAAGAGAAGCTCACCGTCAGGAAATTTTGTCTATTCCATATGATTTCATTATCATCGATGAAGCACATAAATTAAAAAACCATCAAACCAAAAACTATCAGTTTGTACAAGAACTTAAAAAAACGTACTGTCTTCTGCTTACAGCAACACCTATACAAAACAAGCTCAGTGATTTATTTAATCTTGTCTCGATTTTAAAGCCTGGATACCTTGGAAATTTGACAGATTTTAAGAAAAAATACCGCTATGAAGCAAATAAACAAGGGAATATTGAACACATTCATTCACTTGTTGGAAAAATGATGATCAGAAACCGTCGAAAAGATACAGGACTTGATGACTCTAAACGTATAGTAGTAAATGAGCGGCTGAAATTTACCGAGGAAGAACAAAATATGTACCAGGAATTAGAACTTTTAAAATCAGATCATCCTTCATTTACTTGGCTGACGTTAGCTAAAGAATTGTGCTCCTCAAGAGAAGCGTGTTATATGTCGCTAAATCAGATGAGACAGCAGTCAAATGAGAAGGAAATGACTGTTTATTCAAAATTTATTGAGCAGCTTCAGCAACTTCCACACCACGTTAAAGCGAAGAGAATGATAGAACTGATCAGTGAGACAAACGAAAAATTTATTGTATTTACCGAATATAGGGCCACTCAATTTTATTTGCAATGGTACCTCCAAAAACATGGAATCTCTTCAGTACCTTTCAGCGGAAAGTTTAATAAGAGTAAACGTGATTGGATGAAGCAATTGTTTAAAAATCAAGCTCAAGTCCTGATCGCGACGGAAGCTGGCGGAGAAGGAATTAACCTTCAATTCTGTCATCACATGATTAATTATGACCTTCCCTGGAATCCTATGAGGCTGGAGCAGCGAATAGGCAGGATCCACCGTTTTGGTCAGGAACATGATGTGAAAATTTATAATTTCGCAATTGAAAATACCATTGAAGACCACATTATGAAGATGCTTTATGAAAAGATCGAGATGTTTAAAAATGCGGTAGGCGACCTTGACCATATCTTAGAACACATCCCCGGAGGTTCATTCGATAAACAAATTCAGACAATACTTGATCAATCTGAAAGCAAAGGCGAGATCGATATTAAACTGAACAATTTAGTCAGTTATGTTGAACATTCGATTAGCGAGAGGAGAGAAACAAGTTGA
- the comGF gene encoding competence type IV pilus minor pilin ComGF, translating into MPKIHSQGFTLMETLMSLIIISLILILSFPLFRMIHDVDYYEELSVRQMFSFLQEEVNRGREVEVISNSIFITDAVNRKITIEQYQNLIRRRVNLSGHEVLLQNVEAIHLTNHTHYIMIKLQMEGGGVYQKNIHRSAP; encoded by the coding sequence ATGCCAAAGATTCATAGCCAGGGGTTTACTTTAATGGAAACTCTAATGAGCCTCATCATTATTTCATTAATCCTCATTCTCTCTTTTCCTTTGTTTCGAATGATTCATGACGTTGATTACTATGAGGAATTATCTGTCCGGCAAATGTTTTCGTTCTTACAGGAAGAAGTAAACAGAGGTCGTGAGGTGGAGGTGATTTCTAACAGCATCTTTATCACAGATGCTGTAAACCGCAAGATTACTATTGAACAATATCAGAATCTTATTAGGAGAAGAGTAAACCTTTCTGGTCATGAGGTTTTACTACAGAATGTAGAAGCAATTCACTTAACCAATCATACTCACTATATAATGATTAAGTTACAAATGGAAGGTGGTGGTGTTTATCAAAAAAACATTCATAGATCCGCTCCTTAA
- the comGC gene encoding competence type IV pilus major pilin ComGC, whose amino-acid sequence MKNEKGFTLIEMLIVLLVISVLMIITIPNLTKNNGTIRDKGCEALVITAQAQAEAYSIENGAYPSNLSDLVDGQYLKQTTCPDGGVLGYDSDSGEVSAP is encoded by the coding sequence ATGAAAAACGAAAAAGGTTTTACATTAATTGAAATGCTGATTGTCCTGCTCGTTATCTCTGTACTAATGATTATTACTATACCTAATTTAACCAAAAACAACGGAACGATTAGAGATAAAGGCTGCGAGGCACTTGTGATTACAGCCCAGGCTCAAGCAGAAGCTTATTCTATCGAGAACGGGGCTTATCCTTCCAATTTATCTGATCTAGTTGACGGTCAATATTTAAAGCAAACCACCTGCCCTGATGGAGGCGTACTTGGATATGATTCAGATTCCGGTGAAGTCTCTGCTCCTTGA
- a CDS encoding YqhG family protein translates to MTLNPYFDFVHQFFTSYGCAILEKSESHLRVQLTSSMDEEIMNRPFYWHYMTKMNRPGDPMQLLFTNTSHSKEGGIYLHAGTPKLHTIYGAAIKKGKTARLYEAVEQPLQNRALCPWLVVNIHLHYRGKQSKDETLSLGLNLVHGTLLPNMMERLWKMEFEPTVSDYTFPMTPLINLENAYKRIERYVEGYVSSISHDWATRSLKHLQEEKDLLESFYSSEDIGLEQFTKEQEQIDTRYSPRILMEALNGGLFYISQKSNSYVIKNLAAD, encoded by the coding sequence TTGACTTTGAACCCTTATTTTGATTTCGTCCATCAGTTTTTCACCTCTTACGGCTGCGCTATCCTGGAAAAAAGTGAATCTCATTTGAGAGTTCAATTAACGAGCAGCATGGATGAAGAAATAATGAATCGTCCTTTCTATTGGCATTACATGACAAAAATGAATCGACCAGGAGACCCTATGCAGTTACTCTTCACAAACACAAGCCACTCCAAAGAAGGCGGAATTTACCTGCATGCAGGTACTCCGAAACTTCATACAATTTATGGAGCAGCCATCAAAAAAGGAAAAACCGCTCGCCTTTATGAAGCTGTAGAGCAACCGCTCCAAAATCGTGCTCTTTGTCCGTGGCTTGTCGTAAATATCCACCTCCATTACAGAGGCAAGCAAAGTAAAGATGAAACTTTGTCCCTGGGTCTTAATTTAGTACATGGAACTCTTCTGCCTAATATGATGGAGAGACTGTGGAAGATGGAATTTGAACCAACTGTATCAGACTATACCTTCCCTATGACTCCTCTAATTAATTTGGAGAACGCTTATAAACGTATTGAACGATATGTGGAAGGGTATGTGTCTTCGATCAGCCACGATTGGGCTACACGATCATTAAAGCACTTGCAAGAAGAAAAAGATCTTTTAGAATCCTTTTATTCATCAGAAGATATTGGGCTAGAACAATTCACCAAAGAACAGGAGCAAATTGATACAAGGTACAGCCCGAGAATTTTAATGGAGGCCCTGAATGGAGGCTTATTTTATATTTCTCAAAAGTCAAACTCCTATGTGATCAAAAATTTAGCCGCTGACTAA
- a CDS encoding MBL fold metallo-hydrolase: protein MLNISRLPLGPMATNAYIVYQNKEALVVDPGGDFRKLEAFLKEKELKVIGVLLTHAHFDHIGAVDAVREAYNVPVYLNEAESDWLSDPTKNGSGFFQMGQITARPADYTLESGQMEIGPFSFEVRHTPGHSPGSVSLVFRNQRFTIAGDTLFQRGMGRTDLPGGDREQLLDSIQSQLFSLRNDMRIYPGHGMPTTIEEERKENPFFT, encoded by the coding sequence TTGTTAAATATTTCTCGATTGCCATTGGGACCAATGGCTACAAACGCTTACATTGTCTATCAAAATAAAGAAGCGCTAGTTGTGGATCCAGGGGGCGATTTCCGAAAATTAGAAGCTTTTTTGAAAGAAAAAGAGTTAAAGGTAATAGGTGTATTATTAACTCATGCTCACTTTGATCACATAGGTGCTGTAGATGCAGTAAGAGAAGCTTACAACGTTCCTGTTTACTTGAATGAGGCAGAAAGTGACTGGCTGAGTGATCCAACAAAAAACGGTTCTGGATTTTTCCAAATGGGGCAGATTACAGCTCGTCCAGCAGATTATACACTTGAAAGCGGTCAGATGGAAATAGGGCCTTTTTCATTTGAAGTACGTCATACTCCTGGGCATTCTCCAGGAAGCGTATCTCTCGTCTTTAGAAACCAGCGTTTTACAATAGCGGGAGATACTTTATTTCAAAGAGGTATGGGAAGAACGGACTTACCAGGAGGAGATCGAGAACAATTACTGGATAGTATTCAAAGTCAATTATTCAGTCTTAGAAATGATATGCGCATTTACCCAGGGCATGGCATGCCTACGACAATCGAGGAAGAGCGTAAAGAAAACCCGTTTTTCACTTAA
- a CDS encoding DUF2759 family protein: MVTAILLLLVAILCVIAVFRELKTKNFFAVLFAGASALMFGWFSVMTIYSNLFS; this comes from the coding sequence TTGGTCACAGCTATTCTTCTTTTACTCGTTGCAATTCTATGTGTAATTGCGGTGTTCCGTGAACTGAAAACTAAAAACTTCTTCGCCGTCTTATTTGCTGGTGCATCAGCATTGATGTTTGGTTGGTTCTCAGTAATGACAATTTATTCCAATCTTTTCAGTTAA
- a CDS encoding YqzE family protein, which translates to MDRNDYVKFLTEEMVKYMQMSKQEKKQRKAAKPSKKSAFYWFGIIPLALRMIKKKHKTTEY; encoded by the coding sequence ATGGACCGGAATGATTATGTAAAGTTTCTCACGGAAGAAATGGTTAAATATATGCAAATGAGTAAACAGGAAAAGAAGCAGAGAAAGGCAGCAAAGCCATCAAAGAAAAGCGCTTTTTATTGGTTTGGTATCATCCCTCTTGCTCTTAGGATGATTAAAAAAAAGCATAAAACGACGGAATATTGA
- a CDS encoding shikimate kinase, giving the protein MIYLIGFMGSGKSTIAGKLSDELNLPYIEMDKAIEEKEKMPISDMFAQFGETYFRKCETHLLKSINEESVVSTGGGVILKEENQDYLSTGTVVFLRASWNTIVSRLQNDQDRPLWKGDLTEKQAIFAVRQPIYESLAHQIIDVDNKSPEEIVNEIMARLKK; this is encoded by the coding sequence ATGATTTACTTAATTGGTTTTATGGGCAGTGGAAAGTCAACTATAGCTGGAAAACTAAGCGATGAACTTAACTTGCCTTACATAGAAATGGATAAAGCAATAGAAGAGAAAGAGAAAATGCCTATTTCAGATATGTTTGCTCAATTTGGTGAAACGTACTTCCGTAAATGCGAAACTCATCTTCTCAAAAGTATTAACGAGGAAAGTGTTGTATCCACTGGCGGAGGAGTGATTTTAAAAGAAGAAAATCAGGACTATCTATCCACTGGAACGGTAGTGTTTTTGAGGGCCTCTTGGAACACGATTGTATCCAGATTGCAGAATGATCAGGATCGTCCTTTATGGAAAGGGGACTTAACTGAAAAGCAGGCTATATTCGCTGTGCGCCAGCCTATATACGAATCATTGGCTCATCAGATTATTGATGTAGATAATAAAAGCCCTGAAGAAATTGTTAATGAAATAATGGCTCGTCTAAAAAAGTAG
- the comGD gene encoding competence type IV pilus minor pilin ComGD, protein MIQIPVKSLLLDGSKSSKAYTISEVLIVLIFWSILLLSIVPLHHRTFQHIQSSQFMSQLKDDVLLTQQLTMQDHIYYMLLFRPNTNEYILYDQKNKTTIFQRSFPDNWRMQLLTLEATVRFNENGVVTKPGTMKIHTPHTIFKIVFPFGASRLAIEEL, encoded by the coding sequence ATGATTCAGATTCCGGTGAAGTCTCTGCTCCTTGATGGTTCAAAATCGTCTAAGGCCTATACAATTAGTGAAGTTCTAATTGTTCTTATCTTCTGGTCCATTCTCCTTCTAAGTATTGTTCCTCTCCATCATCGCACATTTCAGCACATCCAATCTTCGCAATTCATGTCACAACTGAAAGATGATGTACTTTTGACCCAGCAGCTGACTATGCAAGACCATATTTACTATATGTTGTTGTTTCGACCAAATACAAATGAATATATCTTATATGATCAAAAAAATAAAACTACAATATTCCAAAGATCATTCCCCGACAATTGGAGAATGCAACTTCTTACTCTTGAAGCCACTGTCCGGTTTAACGAAAATGGAGTTGTAACAAAGCCAGGGACTATGAAAATTCATACGCCCCATACCATCTTTAAAATCGTATTCCCTTTTGGAGCGAGCAGGTTAGCCATTGAAGAACTCTAG
- a CDS encoding type II secretion system F family protein: MHKLFVNFTRRNTKLPVAIQILFFHRLSHILHKGYPLLEALKMTGWDPSLRPLSEEINIHLSKGETIDNAFLHVHFSPLVTNFLYFGRVHQDLPAMFKQCEELLKMKKDYFHKLFQVLRYPLFLLMFLIAAFSILKHTILPNFLVLFQGEDSSSLWFMMALDYFINGLGVLSITLFIGLIVMKLTFPRLSLSRRINLYEKVPLLKIYHSFMTSFLFTTHLNSLFKAGLPLKQSLEIMSSHNRYELLSFYSEKIISHLAEGRTLGQSVQSCSLLKSELTNLFHQTNDIEALSHELEMLSEFFIEYVQEKMLKWMLMIQPLFFIIIAVIVVCIYASIMLPLYQWMDQI, encoded by the coding sequence ATTCATAAATTATTCGTAAACTTCACCCGGAGAAACACGAAACTCCCCGTTGCTATTCAAATACTCTTTTTCCATCGGTTAAGCCACATTCTCCATAAAGGGTATCCATTATTGGAAGCCTTAAAGATGACAGGATGGGATCCTTCCCTGAGACCGCTGTCAGAGGAAATTAACATCCACTTATCTAAGGGAGAAACCATCGATAACGCTTTCCTTCATGTTCACTTTTCACCACTGGTAACGAACTTTCTCTATTTTGGCAGAGTGCACCAGGACCTGCCAGCTATGTTTAAACAATGTGAAGAGCTATTAAAAATGAAAAAAGATTACTTTCATAAATTATTTCAAGTTTTACGATACCCTCTGTTTCTTTTAATGTTTTTAATTGCTGCTTTTAGTATTCTAAAACATACTATTCTCCCCAATTTCCTAGTCCTTTTTCAAGGAGAGGATTCTTCTTCTCTCTGGTTTATGATGGCATTAGATTATTTCATCAATGGACTTGGTGTTTTATCGATTACTTTGTTCATTGGGCTGATAGTTATGAAGTTAACTTTTCCAAGACTTTCACTAAGCAGACGTATTAATTTGTACGAAAAAGTTCCCCTTCTAAAGATTTATCATTCCTTTATGACTTCTTTTCTATTTACTACTCATCTTAATTCCCTTTTTAAAGCCGGACTCCCTTTAAAACAATCCCTTGAGATTATGAGCAGCCACAATCGATACGAATTATTGTCTTTCTACAGCGAAAAAATTATATCTCATCTAGCCGAAGGGAGAACTCTCGGGCAATCGGTGCAAAGCTGCTCTCTTTTAAAAAGCGAGCTAACCAATTTGTTCCATCAAACAAACGACATAGAAGCTCTAAGTCATGAACTGGAGATGCTATCCGAATTTTTCATAGAATATGTACAAGAGAAAATGCTTAAATGGATGCTAATGATCCAACCATTGTTCTTTATTATAATTGCAGTAATTGTGGTCTGTATCTATGCTTCCATCATGCTTCCGCTCTACCAGTGGATGGATCAAATATAA
- the comGA gene encoding competence type IV pilus ATPase ComGA, translating to MQSIANYARDLLVSAIQQTASDIHFTPFAENASIYFRIHGKRISHSSLPLPLYQKLLAYFKFTSGMDIGEIKRPQNGTLQHRSDQSIFDLRLSTLPITGTESLAIRILTPMDHTPLEQLFLFPSQLKRIEQWLSHSSGMILFTGPTGSGKTTTLYALLQALMNRSSFQAITLEDPIEKNLNNIIQVQVNEKAGITYDTGLKAALRHDPDLLMVGEIRDRDTAHFAFRAALSGHLVISTIHAKDAYGTLRRLREMNIPQADMEQTLIAIAAQQLVPIHGEGMLPRRAAILELLDGRLLSSSIRDIPPNTQNNFQSFDHLRRKAYALGFINYS from the coding sequence TTGCAGTCCATAGCAAATTACGCTCGCGATTTACTAGTCTCAGCGATACAGCAAACGGCTTCAGATATTCATTTCACTCCGTTTGCAGAAAACGCTAGCATTTATTTCCGTATTCATGGTAAAAGAATTTCCCACTCTTCCCTTCCCCTGCCACTTTACCAAAAACTTCTCGCTTATTTTAAATTCACGTCAGGAATGGATATTGGAGAAATCAAGCGTCCTCAGAATGGCACTCTTCAACACCGAAGCGACCAGTCAATCTTCGATCTCCGCCTCTCCACTCTTCCTATCACAGGAACAGAAAGCCTAGCTATCCGCATTCTAACACCTATGGATCATACTCCCTTAGAACAACTTTTTCTTTTCCCCTCTCAACTTAAACGAATTGAACAATGGTTAAGCCATTCCAGTGGTATGATTCTGTTCACAGGACCTACAGGAAGTGGTAAAACCACCACCCTTTATGCTCTTTTACAGGCCTTAATGAACCGCAGTTCATTTCAAGCCATTACACTTGAAGATCCAATTGAAAAGAATTTAAACAACATTATACAAGTTCAAGTAAACGAAAAGGCCGGCATTACTTATGATACTGGTTTAAAAGCAGCTCTTCGTCATGATCCAGATCTACTTATGGTAGGGGAAATCAGAGACCGCGACACTGCACACTTTGCATTTCGAGCTGCTTTGAGCGGACATCTAGTTATTAGTACTATTCATGCTAAGGATGCCTATGGAACGCTTCGACGGTTAAGAGAAATGAATATTCCTCAGGCAGACATGGAACAAACCTTGATCGCAATAGCTGCACAGCAACTTGTGCCTATCCATGGAGAAGGAATGCTTCCTAGACGCGCAGCTATCTTAGAATTGCTGGATGGCAGACTTCTAAGCTCATCTATTCGGGATATCCCACCCAATACCCAGAATAATTTTCAGTCTTTCGATCATTTAAGGAGGAAGGCTTATGCCCTCGGATTCATAAATTATTCGTAA